A genomic stretch from Setaria italica strain Yugu1 chromosome VII, Setaria_italica_v2.0, whole genome shotgun sequence includes:
- the LOC101772894 gene encoding protein Rf1, mitochondrial encodes MSSRARLSSKFTTTASSTASSPSRRSAPIDALAATTERARAGTLCPADAHHLFDELLRQPTRVPERSLNGFLAALAKAPPSSACSDSPALAVALFNRISRDSAGPGVMPTTVHTYTILMDCCCRARRPDLAFAFFGRLLQTGLGIQLITFTSLLKGLCDAKRTDEALDVLLCRMPELGCVPNVISYSVLLKSFCSEKKSQRAVELLQIMAKEGGVCSPNVVSYNTVIDALFKEGEVAKACDLFHEMVQQGISPDVMTYSSIIHALGKARAMDKAEMFFRQMVDKGVQPNSVLYNNIIHGYSTLGQWKEAVRVFKEMKQQGVKPDVVSYSTVIAAFCRMGRLEDAMSIFSHMIDQGVPPNEAVYHCLIKGFCTHGSLVKVKELLSEMISKGMHLDVVFFSSVINDLCKEGKVMKAQQVFDFIRHIGLCPIIAMFCSLMDGYCLIGKMKEASRIFDSMVSAGIEPDVVAYGTLINGYCKLGQIDTGLNIFREMLLKGVKPSTIAYSIVIDGLFHAGRTFAAKEKFQEMIESGIPVDIGIYNTVLNGLLRNNCFDEADTLFKKLCSTNVKIDIVIVTTMISGMFKARRIEVAKYLFDSISANKLVPSIVTYSLMITNFINEGLLEEADDIFSAMEKAGCAPDSILLNHATRLLLQKGEIIRAANYLAKIDEKNFSLEASTTEMLISLFSREGTWLEHIKLLPAKYQFTVGASHS; translated from the coding sequence ATGTCGTCCCGGGCCCGCCTCTCCTCCAAGTTCACCACCACCGCGTCCTCGACGGCGTCTTCGCCGTCGCGGCGGAGCGCTCCCATTGACGCCCTGGCCGCCACCACTGAGCGCGCTCGAGCCGGGACGCTCTGCCCGGCGGACGCCCATCACCTGTTCGACGAATTGCTGCGTCAGCCCACACGCGTCCCGGAGCGCTCTCTCAATGGcttcctcgccgcgctcgccaaAGCGCCACCGTCGTCGGCCTGCAGCGACAGccccgccctcgccgtcgccctctTCAACCGTATATCTCGGGATTCAGCAGGCCCAGGGGTGATGCCGACGACGGTCCACACGTACACCATCCTCATGGACTGCTGCTGCCGTGCGCGCCGCCCGGACCTAGCGTTTGCCTTCTTCGGCCGACTTCTCCAAACGGGCCTGGGAATCCAACTCATCACATTCACCAGCCTCCTCAAGGGTCTCTGCGATGCAAAGCGGACAGATGAGGCTCTGGACGTGCTGCTCTGCAGGATGCCTGAGCTTGGGTGCGTGCCCAATGTTATCTCCTACTCTGTTCTTCTGAAGAGTTTCTGCAGTGAGAAGAAAAGCCAGCGAGCGGTTGAGCTGCTCCAGATCATGGCCAAAGAAGGAGGTGTTTGCTCGCCCAACGTGGTATCATATAACACGGTCATCGATGCTCTCTTTAAGGAGGGTGAAGTAGCTAAAGCATGTGATCTGTTCCATGAGATGGTGCAGCAGGGGATTTCACCTGATGTGATGACTTACAGCTCTATTATTCATGCACTGGGCAAGGCCAGAGCAATGGATAAGGCAGAGATGTTCTTCCGACAGATGGTTGATAAAGGGGTTCAACCAAACAGTGTTCTCTATAATAACATAATCCATGGATATTCCACCCTGGGACAGTGGAAGGAGGCTGTGAGGGTGTTTAAAGAAATGAAGCAGCAAGGAGTGAAACCTGATGTAGTCAGCTACTCGACAGTAATTGCTGCGTTTTGCAGAATGGGCCGCTTGGAAGATGCTATGAGCATATTCAGTCATATGATTGATCAGGGAGTGCCGCCTAACGAAGCTGTTTACCACTGCCTAATTAAGGGTTTCTGTACTCATGGTAGTTTGGTTAAAGTCAAGGAGTTACTTTCTGAGATGATCAGTAAAGGTATGCATCTTGACGTTGTGTTCTTCAGTTCAGTAATAAATGACCTTTGCAAAGAAGGAAAGGTCATGAAAGCACAACAGGTATTTGACTTCATTAGACATATTGGGTTGTGTCCTATTATCGCTATGTTTTGTTCACTGATGGACGGATATTGCTTGATTGGCAAGATGAAGGAAGCGTCGAGAATATTTGATTCTATGGTTTCAGCTGGAATTGAACCTGATGTTGTAGCTTATGGTACACTGATTAATGGCTACTGTAAACTTGGACAGATTGACACTGGACTGAATATTTTTAGAGAAATGTTGCTTAAGGGAGTCAAGCCTTCAACAATTGCATACAGCATAGTTATAGATGGATTATTTCACGCTGGGAGAACCTTTGCTGCAAAGGAAAAGTTCCAAGAAATGATTGAAAGTGGAATACCCGTGGACATTGGAATATATAACACTGTCCTTAATGGACTTTTGAGAAATAACTGCTTTGATGAAGCAGACACTCTGTTCAAGAAATTATGTTCAACGAATGTGAAGATTGATATCGTAATTGTCACTACTATGATTTCTGGAATGTTTAAAGCTAGGAGAATCGAAGTAGCTAAGTATTTGTTTGATTCTATATCAGCCAACAAGCTGGTGCCTTCTATTGTGACTTACAGCTTAATGATTACAAATTTCATAAACGAGGGGTTGCTGGAAGAGGCAGATGATATCTTTTCTGCAATGGAAAAGGCTGGCTGTGCCCCTGACTCTATACTGCTAAATCATGCGACCAGGTTGTTACTGCAGAAAGGTGAAATAATCAGGGCTGCTAATTATCTTGCTAAGATTGATGAGAAGAATTTCTCGCTTGAAGCTTCAACCACTGAAATGCTGATCTCTCTCTTCTCAAGGGAAGGGACATGGCTGGAACACATAAAATTGCTCCCAGCAAAGTATCAGTTTACTGTGGGAGCCAGCCACAGTTGA
- the LOC101772212 gene encoding protein Rf1, mitochondrial: MSSRARLSSIFAATASSTASSPSPRSAPIDALAAATERARAGTLRPADAHHLFDQLLRQPTSVPERALNGFLAALAQARPSSACSDSPALAVALFNRRSRNSAGPRVLPTTVHTYAILMDCCCRARRPDLAFAFFGRFLRTGLAISAILFNSLLKGLCDAKRTDESLDVLLCRMPELGCVPNVISYSVLLKSFCSEKKSQRAVELLQIMAKEGGVCSPNVVSYNTVIDGLFKECEVAKACDLFHEMVQQGISPDVMTYSSIIRALGKARAMDKAEMFFRQMVDKGVQPDIFIYTNLIHGYATLGQWKEAVRVFNLMVDDGIVPDHHIFNILIHAYDARGMMGDADAMLIFHEMKQQGVKSDVVTYLNVIAAFCRMGRLDDAMDIFTQMIDQGLPPNQAVYHCLIKGFCTHGGLVKVKELLSEMISKGMHLDVVFFNSVINDLCKEGKVVKAQQVFDFIRHIGLCPNIAMFCSLMEGYCLIGKMKVALRIFESMVSAGLQPNVVAYGTLINGYCKRGRIDNGLNIFREMLLKGVKPSTITYNIVIGGLFHAGRTVAAKEKFQEMIESGIPVDIGIYNTVLYGLLRNNCFDEADTLFKKLRSTNVKIDIVIITTMISGMFKARRIKEAKYLFDSISANKLVPSIVTYSLMITNFINEGLLEEADDIFSAMEKAGCAPNSRLLNHATRLLLEKGEIIRAANYLAKIDKKNFSLEASTTEMLISLFSRKEAWQEHIKLFPAKYQFLVGASYS, translated from the coding sequence ATGTCGTCCCGGGCCCGCCTCTCCTCTATATTCGCCGCCACCGCGTCCTCAACGGCgtcttcgccgtcgccgcggagcGCTCCCATTGACGCCCTGGCAGCCGCCACGGAGCGCGCTCGGGCCGGGACGCTCCGGCCGGCGGACGCCCACCACCTGTTCGACCAATTGCTGCGGCAGCCAACCAGCGTCCCGGAGCGCGCGCTCAACGGCTTCCTCGCCGCGCTGGCCCAAGCGCGGCCGTCATCGGCCTGCAGCGACAGccccgccctcgccgtcgccctctTCAACCGAAGGTCTCGGAATTCAGCTGGCCCACGGGTGCTGCCGACGACGGTCCACACCTACGCCATCCTCATGGACTGCtgctgccgcgcgcgccgcccagaCCTAGCGTTTGCCTTCTTCGGCCGATTTCTCCGGACGGGCCTGGCAATCAGTGCCATCCTATTCAACAGCCTCCTCAAGGGTCTTTGCGATGCAAAGCGGACGGATGAGTCTCTGGACGTGCTGCTCTGCAGGATGCCTGAGCTTGGGTGCGTGCCCAATGTTATCTCCTACTCTGTTCTTCTGAAGAGTTTCTGCAGTGAGAAGAAAAGCCAGCGAGCGGTTGAGCTGCTCCAGATCATGGCCAAAGAAGGAGGTGTTTGCTCGCCCAACGTGGTATCATATAACACGGTCATCGATGGTCTCTTTAAGGAGTGTGAAGTAGCTAAAGCATGTGATCTGTTCCATGAGATGGTGCAGCAGGGGATTTCACCTGATGTGATGACTTACAGCTCTATTATTCGTGCACTGGGCAAGGCCAGAGCAATGGATAAGGCAGAGATGTTCTTCCGACAGATGGTTGATAAAGGGGTTCAACCGGACATTTTTATCTACACTAACTTAATCCATGGATATGCCACTTTGGGCCAGTGGAAGGAGGCAGTTCGGGTATTCAATTTGATGGTCGATGATGGCATTGTACCTGACCACCATATTTTCAATATACTGATTCATGCATATGATGCACGTGGAATGATGGGTGATGCTGACGCGATGCTTATATTTCATGAAATGAAGCAGCAAGGAGTGAAGTCAGATGTAGTCACCTACTTGAATGTCATTGCTGCATTTTGCAGAATGGGCCGGCTGGATGATGCTATGGACATATTCACTCAAATGATTGATCAGGGATTGCCACCTAACCAAGCTGTTTACCACTGCCTGATTAAGGGTTTCTGTACTCATGGTGGTTTGGTGAAAGTCAAGGAATTACTTTCTGAGATGATCAGTAAAGGTATGCATCTTGACGTTGTGTTCTTCAATTCAGTAATAAATGACCTTTGCAAAGAAGGAAAGGTCGTGAAAGCACAACAGGTATTTGACTTCATTAGACATATTGGGTTGTGTCCTAATATCGCTATGTTTTGTTCACTGATGGAGGGATATTGCTTGATTGGCAAGATGAAGGTAGCGTTGAGAATATTTGAGTCTATGGTGTCAGCTGGACTTCAACCTAACGTTGTAGCTTATGGTACACTTATTAATGGCTATTGTAAAAGAGGACGGATCGACAATGGACTGAATATTTTCAGAGAAATGTTGCTTAAAGGAGTCAAGCCCTCAACTATTACATACAACATAGTTATAGGTGGGTTATTTCATGCTGGGAGAACCGTTGCTGCAAAGGAAAAGTTCCAAGAAATGATTGAAAGTGGAATACCCGTGGACATTGGAATATATAACACTGTCCTTTATGGACTTTTGAGAAATAACTGCTTTGATGAAGCAGACACTCTGTTCAAGAAATTACGTTCAACAAATGTGAAGATTGATATCGTAATTATCACTACTATGATTTCTGGAATGTTTAAAGCTAGGAGAATCAAAGAAGCTAAGTATTTGTTTGATTCTATATCAGCCAACAAGCTGGTGCCTTCTATTGTGACTTACAGCTTAATGATTACAAATTTCATAAACGAGGGGTTGCTGGAAGAGGCAGATGATATCTTTTCTGCAATGGAAAAGGCTGGCTGTGCCCCTAACTCTAGACTGCTAAATCATGCCACAAGGTTGTTACTTGAGAAAGGTGAAATAATCAGGGCTGCTAATTATCTTGCTAAGATTGACAAGAAGAATTTCTCACTTGAAGCTTCAACCACTGAGATGCTTATCTCTCTCTTCTCAAGAAAGGAGGCATGGCAGGAGCACATAAAATTGTTCCCTGCAAAGTATCAGTTTCTTGTGGGCGCCAGCTACAGTTGA